A single Sphingomonas kaistensis DNA region contains:
- the infC gene encoding translation initiation factor IF-3, giving the protein MRRPLAPPQLSGPRYNEFIQSQKVRVIDENGENLGVMFTREAIEQAAEVGLDLVEISPNADPPVAKFLDIGRFKYEAQKKANEQRKRQKTQEIKEIKMRPNIDDHDYETKMKKVVEFLGDGDKVKVTMRFRGREMAHGQLGMAVLQRVASETGEIAKVEAHPRMEGRQMLMVLSPK; this is encoded by the coding sequence ATGAGGCGCCCTCTGGCGCCGCCCCAGCTTTCCGGTCCTCGCTACAACGAATTCATCCAAAGCCAGAAGGTGCGGGTGATCGATGAAAACGGCGAGAACCTTGGCGTGATGTTTACGCGTGAAGCGATCGAGCAGGCTGCCGAAGTCGGGCTCGATCTGGTCGAGATCAGCCCGAATGCCGATCCGCCCGTCGCCAAATTCCTCGATATTGGCCGCTTCAAGTATGAAGCGCAGAAAAAGGCCAACGAGCAGCGCAAGCGGCAAAAGACGCAGGAGATCAAGGAGATCAAGATGCGTCCCAACATCGACGACCACGACTACGAGACCAAGATGAAGAAGGTCGTCGAGTTCCTGGGTGACGGGGACAAAGTCAAGGTCACTATGCGATTCCGTGGCCGCGAAATGGCGCATGGCCAGCTCGGTATGGCGGTGCTTCAGCGGGTTGCCTCGGAAACCGGCGAAATCGCCAAGGTCGAGGCCCATCCGCGGATGGAAGGTCGGCAAATGCTGATGGTGCTGTCACCCAAGTAA